The segment CCAGCATCCATCAAGGCTAGAGTGGAACCGCACACCGAACCCATAGAAGTGGAACCGTTGGAAGAAAGCACTTCCGAGACTACACGAATCACGTAGGGGAATGCTTCTTTTGAAGGTAGCACAGGGATGAGCGCTCTTTCGGCTAAAGCACCATGACCAATTTCGCGCCTTCCTGGGAAACGCATCGGTTTAGTTTCTCCAACCGAGAAGGGAGGGAAGTTGTAATGATGCAGGTAACGTTTGGATTGGTCTGTTTGCAGGTCATCGTTGAGGTTTTGGGCATCTCCAGGAGTACCAAGGGTACAAGCGGATAATACTTGGGTTAAACCCCGATTAAATAAACCACTGCCGTGGACTCGCTTGGGTAAGACACCAACTTGACAAGAAACTGGACGCACTTCATCGAGTTTGCGACCATCAACGCGCACGTTGTCGTCAACAATTTGACGGCGCATGAAGTGTTTAGTGATGTCTTTAAAGGTGTTACCGAGTGCTTTGTTGTTTGCCGTTGCAGCCAGTCGAACTTCGTTTTCTTCTGGTAATTCGGCGATCGCACTCGCAACTTGCTCCTTTACAATATCCAAAGCGTTATCCCGTTGGGCTTTGGTGTATTCAAATTGAGACAGAATTTTCTTAATTTCATCGCTGACGCGATCGCGGATATAATTGCTCAGAGTTGGGTCTTCCTCTGGTGGTGCTTCTTGCACAATTTTCAGACCCATTTCCGCTAACAAATCTTGCTGCGCTTTAATTAAATCTCTGACTGCTTCGTAACCAAAATCAATCGCTTCAATAATATCTTGCTCTGGCAATTGATTGGCTCCCGCCTCCACCATGATCACACCGTGGGGTGAACCAGCCACAATCAGATCCAAGTCTCCGTTTTCAGTTTCTGCATAGGTGGGGTTAATAATGAAATCATCACCCACTAAGCCCACCCGCACTGCCGCCATTGGCCCGTTAAACGGAATTTGTGCCATCAGGGTAGCAATAGAAGCACCAGTCACTGCTAGGACATCAGGTGGTACCAACTCGTCCATCGACAGCGTAAAGGCGATAATTTGCAGATCATCACGCAACCATGAAGGAAACAAAGGTCTCATGGGGCGGTCTATCAGACGGCTAGTCAGAATTGTTTTTTCTGGTGGACGACCTTCTCTCCGCATGATTCCTCCGGGAATCCTACCTGCGGCATACAATCTTTCTTCATAATCCACCGTCAGGGGAAGAAAATCAATTCCTTCTCTGCCCTTGGAACGCGTAGCCGTCACTAAAACAGATGTATCCCCTGATTCTATTAAAACCGACCCACCAGCTTGGGGAGCCAGTAAGCCTACTTTCAGTCTAATATCCCTACCATCGAAGGATATTGACTTATCAACTTCTGCCATTCAGTTTTTTTTCCTTCTCTTTCGCTTTTCTCTTTCTGTGGCAATCCTAACATTTATGCTCTCAGACTGACTTCTGGTACACAGAAAGATAAATAAGTCGTTTAATCCAAAGCGCGATAGAAAATCAACGCCTCTACTAACTGCCCATCAGCTAGCTTCACTGCACGCGGAATATTTCCAATAATATCAAATCCC is part of the Nodularia sp. LEGE 06071 genome and harbors:
- a CDS encoding polyribonucleotide nucleotidyltransferase; translation: MAEVDKSISFDGRDIRLKVGLLAPQAGGSVLIESGDTSVLVTATRSKGREGIDFLPLTVDYEERLYAAGRIPGGIMRREGRPPEKTILTSRLIDRPMRPLFPSWLRDDLQIIAFTLSMDELVPPDVLAVTGASIATLMAQIPFNGPMAAVRVGLVGDDFIINPTYAETENGDLDLIVAGSPHGVIMVEAGANQLPEQDIIEAIDFGYEAVRDLIKAQQDLLAEMGLKIVQEAPPEEDPTLSNYIRDRVSDEIKKILSQFEYTKAQRDNALDIVKEQVASAIAELPEENEVRLAATANNKALGNTFKDITKHFMRRQIVDDNVRVDGRKLDEVRPVSCQVGVLPKRVHGSGLFNRGLTQVLSACTLGTPGDAQNLNDDLQTDQSKRYLHHYNFPPFSVGETKPMRFPGRREIGHGALAERALIPVLPSKEAFPYVIRVVSEVLSSNGSTSMGSVCGSTLALMDAGVPILKPVSGAAMGLIKEGDEVRVLTDIQGIEDFLGDMDFKVAGTDTGITALQMDMKISGLSLDVIAQAVHQAKSARLHILDKMLQTIEEPRVETSPYAPRLLTIKIDSDMIGLVIGPGGKTIKGITEETGAKIDIEDDGTVTISAVDESRAKKARNIIQGMTRKLHEGDVYVGRVTRIIPIGAFVEFLPGKEGMIHISQLADYRVGKVEDEVAVGDEVIVKVREIDNKGRINLTRLGIHPDQATAAREAAAVNR